ACACCAATTAAAATTAATAGTTGATAATACGTTTTCCCCACTATCTATATCGCCAGTCAAATTGGGTGCCGATGTAGTGATTCACAGTTTAACAAAATTCATTAACGGTTCTAGTGATACTGTGGGAGGTGTGGTTTGTGGTACACAAGAATTTATTAATGATTTACGAAATGTAAATAATGGAGCCTCTATGTTATTAGGCTCTACTATGGATAGTTTAAGAGCTGCCTCAGTTTTAAAAAATCTGCGTACACTTCATATAAGAATGCAACAACACAGTAAAAACGGATTGTTTTTAGCTGAAAAATTTGAAGCTGATGGTTTAAAAACAGTCTATCCTGGACTTAAATCGCATCCTTCACATGAACTATTTAAAAGTATGATGAATACTCAATATGGTTTTGGTGGTATGCTAACTATTGATGTAGGTTCTATAGAAAAAGCTAATGAATTGATGGAACTTATGCAAAACCGCAATTTAGGTTATCTTGCTGTTAGTTTAGGTTTTTACAAAACACTGTTCAGTGCTCCTGGAACTTCTACATCCTCTGAAATACCTTTAGACGAACAAAAAGCCATGGGTTTAAGTGATGGATTAATTCGTTTTTCTATTGGATTAGATGATGATATTGAACGTACTTACAGTATGATGAACGCTTGTATGAAAGAACTTAGTATACTATAAATTAAATTCCTTTTAATCTTAACCAAATATCAACCATTGCTTTATTAAAATCTTCGGTTTTAGGTTGGAATGGCTTCATGTTTAGTCGTTGATTTTCTTTAAAAAGTAGCATGCTAAATACAGAAGAATTAGGTTTTTTTTCATCTAATAAAGGATAACGCAAATCGTTATATTGATATTGGTTGTCCCCTATTTTATAAATGCTATAGTATTGATTACTAAACCATGCCAAATTTTTAATATCATTAAAATCTTCGGGTTTTAAATCACGTTGTTTTGGCAATTCAACAAAATTTAAAAATTTGTTCTTACTATCTAATAATGAGTAATATGACACATAATAAGAGATGTCCGATTCTGCAATACCATACCATAAAATATTATTAAAAATGGATGCTTGCGTACTAAATCGATAAATTTTTAAATTACTTTCTGTAATTGACTTTCTGAAAATAGTATCAACATATAACTTATTTATAATGGTTAAAATCATATAAACAGAACTCATCCCCAAACCTAACTTCAACCAAAATCGTCTTCTATTATTCGTTCTATTAAAAAACATTAAAACGATCATACAAACTAGAAATGGTAATGTATAAAGAGGGTCTACTACTGCTATGTTATTAAATGCGACTCTATAATTACTAAATGGTGCAAAAAGCTGTGTTCCGTATGGAGTAAAACAATCTAAAATAGGATGTGTAAATAGCGACCAAAAAAACAACAATATCCAACTTTTTAATGTGGTGGTTCCTATTCGTTTTCCCGAATTATATAATTTAAAAACCGCCCAACCTAAAATGAAAGCTGCTAAAATCGAAAATAAAATAGAATGCATAAAGCCTCTGTGAAAAAGCATTGCATCAATTTCATGATTGTATATGATATTTCCAATATAAACATCTAAGTCTGGTATAGTACCTCCTATGCCACCAAACAACAAGGCTTTATTACCTATTTTTTTTCCTAATACAGCTTCACCACAAGCAGCACCAAGAACAATTTGGGTTAATGAATCCATTAATTTTATAAATTGAAAAAACAAAAGTACACATTAAATCCATTTGCATAGATTCTTCTAAAATCGTAACATTACAAAACTAATTCTACACAATGCAAGACGACATCAATATTTCCAAAATAAAAATTGAAAACCAAAATATTATTGAAAACAATGAGCTTACTATTTGGGAAGCGTTAATTCCAGTTGTTATTTTAATGGGCATGTTGGCATATAACATCTTTTTTGTAGAAGGTCAACAATGGTTTGGTACCTACACCAACCAAATTATATTGTTACTTGGTGGATTAGTGGCGGCTATTGTTGGTTTTTTTAATAAAGTTGCTATTAAACGTATGCTTAAAGAGATATGGGAAAACTTAAAAAGTGTTTCCACTCCCATCATGATTTTATTTTTAGTGGGTGCGTTAGCTGGAACTTGGTTAATAAGCGGCGTTATCCCTGCCATGGTTTATTATGGGCTGCAAGTATTGAATCCATCTATATTTTTACCAGCTTCTGTTATTATTTGTGCTGTAATATCCATAGCTACGGGGAGTTCTTGGACTACCTCGGCAACCGTTGGTATTGCATTAATTGGTATTGGAACCGCTTTAGGAATTAATACAGGTATGATCGCTGGAGCAGTAATTTCAGGTGCTTATTTTGGAGATAAAATGTCTCCACTAAGCGACACAACTAACCTAGCACCTGCCATGGCTGGTACCGATTTGTTTACACACATTCGGTACATGACACTTACAACAGTACCTACACTTATTATAACACTTATTTTTTTCAGCATCATTAGTATGAATATTGAAACCTCAGGAAACGCCGATTTAAGCGACTTACTAACCACTATCTACACAACTTTTACCATAACACCATGGCTATTTATGGTGCCAGTTGTTGTTATCGCATTAATTCTTTTAAAAACGAAGCCCTTAATTGCCCTAAGTACCGGTGTTTTATTGGCAGCTGTTTTTGCATTTATCTTTCAATCTGACGTTTTAGCAAATTTATCCGAATCTAAATTTGGAGCAATAACTAGCTCTATATTTACAGAAACACAAATTACTACCGAAAACGAAAAATTAAACGACCTTTTTTCTGCTGGAGGTATGCAAGGTATGATATGGACCATCTTACTTATAACCTGTGCCATGATTTTTGGGGGTATTATGGATGCCATTGGTGCTTTAGCCCGAGTTACCAAAGAACTATTAAAGCTTGCTCATACTATTTTCGGACTCTTTGCAAGCACTGTTATTAGCTGTTTAGGGTTAAATGCTATTGCTTCCGATCAGTATTTAGCGATTGTGATTCCTGGTAAAATGTTTAAACAAGCCTATCAAGATCGTGGATTAGCACCTGAAAACTTAAGTAGAACTTTAGAAGATTCAGGCACCGTTACTTCTGTTTTAATTCCTTGGAATACTTGTGGTGCTTACCAAAGTGGCGTATTAGGAGTCGATACACTTCATTACGCCGGTTATGCCATATTTAACTGGTTGAGTCCGTTTATGACACTTCTATTTGCTGCCCTTAGTATAAAAATAAAAGAAGTGTCAAAAAAATAACTTACTATATATATTATATATACCAATTCGTTGTGAAGTTAACAATATATAACAAGCTATTTTATCAATTTAATAAAAATATCCCTTTAATTTAAAATCCATTTCTAATAGCTATTCCTCTATAAGTTTTACTAATTGATAAACTATTAAAACTTTAATAAGTAGTATTATGTTTGCATCAAAATAAATTATTAATTATTAAAAATTTCAATATGGCATTTGTAGGAAAAAAATTCCCTAATTTAAGCGTTAACGCAATGAACGATATGGGCGATACTTTTAAAGTAAACGTTTTTGAAGAAGCAGTTAACAATAAGAAAAAAGTAGTTTTATTTTGGTATCCAAAAGATTTCACTTTTGTTTGTCCAACAGAATTACACGCATTTCAAGCAGCTTTAAGCGAATTTGAAAAAAGAAACACCTTAGTTATTGGAGCCTCTTGCGATACCGCTGAAGTTCACTTTGCATGGTTAAGCGCAGCTAAAGATAACGGAGGTATTGAAGGCGTAACCTATCCATTATTAGCGGACTCTAATAGAAATTTAGCATCTACTTTAGGTATCTTAGACATTACAAACGAACAGTATAATGAAGAAACTGGAGTTGTAACCGTTGATGGTGATAATGTAACCTACAGAGCCACTTACATTATAGATGAAGAAGGAACTGTACAACACGAAAGTATCAACAACATGCCATTAGGAAGAAATGTGAACGAGTACTTACGTTTAATTGATGCGTTAACACACGTTCAAGAAAAAGGTGAAGTATGTCCTGCAAATTGGGAAGAAGGCAAACAAGCAATGCAAGCAAATGCTAAAGGAACAGCTGAATACCTTAAAGCACTTTCAAACTAATCTAAGATGGTTAAAGAATTAGAACAAGATAATTTAACAGAATTAATATCCAGTAACGATACCGTAATTGTGCAGTACTCTGCTAGCTGGTGTGGTAATTGTCGTATTATGAAGCCAAAATTCAAGAAGTTAGCAACAGAAAACGAAAATATAGCCTTTGTTATGGCTGATGCTGAAAAGTTTCCGGAATCTAGAAAATTGGCAACAGTAGATAACTTACCTACGTTTGCAACATTTAAAAACGGAACTTTTGTAAATCAGGTTCAAACAAATAAATTCGAAGTTTTAAAAGAATTAGTTGATGAAGTTACCAGTAATTAAGCATTTAACACAGTTTATTGAAGACAATGATGAAGATTTCATCATCGAAACTATTGAAACTTTAGAAGCATTAACGGAAGTACCATCTTTAAAAGATGAAGAATTAGATGTTATTGGAGAACTTATTTCCAACATGTATGGCGCTGTTGAAGTTAATAAAATGATTAAAGACGGTACACCTAAAAAAGAAGCTCTAAACAATTTTATGAGTCGCGTTTTAGGTTCTATAGATAAATAATCTAATTTATTTAAACCTATTTAAAAAGCCACTTTTCAATTAAGAAAAGTGGCTTTTTTATGTTTAAATAAATTTAATTAATTTAAATCAAAACGATCTAGATTCATCACTTTGTTCCATGCAGCGACAAAATCATTTACAAATTTTTCTTTTGAATCTTCACAAGCATAAACTTCTGCAATGGCACGTAACTCTGAATTCGAACCAAAAATTAAATCGGCACGTGTTCCTGTCCACTTAATCTCACCCGATTTCCTTTCACTTCCTGCAAAAACATTTTGAGAGTCGGTGGTCGCTTTCCATGTGGTTGTCATATCAAGTAAGTTCACAAAAAAGTCGTTAGTAAGTATTCCTGATTGTTTTGTAAATACGCCATGTTTTGATCCATCAAAATTGGTATTTAAAACCCTTAAACCACCTATCAGCACCGTCATTTCTGGTGCTGTTAGTGTTAATAATTGGGCTCTGTCAACAAGCATTTCTTCCGCCGAAGCATGGTTTGTTGCTTTATAATAATTACGAAAACCATCCGCTTTTGGTTCTAAAGCATCAAAAGCTTCCGCATCGGTTTGTGCTTCAGTAGCATCTGTTCTTCCTGGTGTAAAAGGAACTGTTGTATGATGACCAGCATCGTTAGCCGATTTTTCAACAGCTGCGCATCCACCTAATACAATCAAATCGGCCATAGACACTTTTTTACCAAAATTTTGTTGAATATTCATAAGTGTTTCTAACACCTTTGCGAGTTGAGTAGGATTATTAACTTCCCAGTTATTTTGAGGAGCTAATCTAATGCGTGCACCATTGGCACCACCGCGTTTGTCTGAACCTCTAAAAGTAGAAGCAGATGCCCAAGCTGTAGAAACTAATTCAGAAATAGTTAAACTGGATGCCAAAATAGCTGTTTTTAAATCGGCTATATCATTTGCGTTAATGATTTCATAATCTACCGTAGGAACAGGGTCTTGCCAAATAAGTACTTCTTTTGGGACTTCTGGACCTAAATATCGCGATATAGGCCCCATATCACGATGCGTTAATTTAAACCAAGCCCGTGAATAAGCATCAGCAAACTCTTCTGGGTTCTCTAAAAAGTGTCTAGATATTTTCTCATATATAGGATCCATTTTTAAAGAAAGATCGGTTGTTAACATAAAAGGAGCATGTTTTTTTTGAGGATCATGTGCGTCAGGTACTGTATCAGCTCCAGCATTATTTTTTGGTTTCCATTGGTGGGCTCCTGCAGGACTTTTAGTTAATTCCCACTCATACTCAAATAAATTTTCAAAAAAAGTATGGCTCCATTTCGTTGGTGTATTGGTCCACGCTCCTTCAATGCCACTAGTAATAGTATCAGCACCTTTACCTGTTCCAAAACTATTTTTCCACCCCAAACCTTGTTCTTCAATTCCAGCAGCAGCAGGTTCCGCAGCCACATATTTTTCAGGATCGGCCGCTCCGTGTGTTTTACCAAACGTATGGCCACCAGCAATAAGTGCTACTGTTTCATAATCGTTCATAGCCATACGTCCAAAAGTTTCTCTAATATAATGAGCAGACTCTACGGGATCTGGATTGGCATTATGGCCTTCAGGATTCACATAAATCAACCCCATATGTGCAGCCCCTAACGGATTTTCTAATTCCTTTTCAGCATAACGAGCTTCATTAGCGAGCCATTCGGTTTCAGACCCCCAATAAATATCTTCTTCTGGCTGCCATATATCTTCTCGACCGCCAGCAAAGCCAAACATTTTTAAACCCATAGATTCATGCGCACAGTTTCCTGTTAGTATCAACAAATCTGCCCAAGATAATTTCTTTCCGTATTTCTTTTTAATGGGCCATAATAACAAACGTGCTTTATCCAAATTGGCATTATCGGGCCAACTATTTAAAGGAGCAAAGCGTTGCGAACCCGAACCTGCACCACCGCGTCCATCGTGTATACGATAGGTACCAGCACTGTGCCATGCCATTCTAATAAAAAAGGGACCGTAATGTCCATAATCGGCTGGCCACCAATCTTGACTATTCGTCATTAATTCGTAAATATCCTTTTTTACAGCAGCTAAATCAAGGGATTTGAATGCTTCAGCATAATTAAAATCTTTTCCCATAGGATCGACCAGTGAAGAATTTTGACGAAGAATGTTCAATTTTAATTGATTGGGCCACCACTCATTATTAGTGGTTCCACCTCCTGCTGCTTGATTTAAATTACCATTTAAAAATGGACATTTTGCGCTTGACTCATTTACTTCCCAAGCGTTTCCACTTTGAGATCCGTTTGAATGATTATTGTTTTCCATGGTTTAAGATTTTAAAGTATTTCTGAATACTATAAAGTTAAGAATTAGTAGCACAAAAATCCCAGGACTCTATCTATATAAATTATATTATAATTGATAAAGTTTATTTATAGACATCTGTCATTACAAAAAACAATTGTCTTTCATTAATTTACACCCAGTGCTTATTATATAGAATCTTTATGTTTTGTATATATTAAATGATACGGAGTAAACTTTTAGTATATATGCTTGTGATACGCTTTATATACCCTGTTAATACGGGTGAACCTATTTCATGATATTTTTAAAATTGAACCCCTATCATATGGTTTTTATTATAAATAACACGTATACTCTGTATCTTTTGAGTCTTAAGAATAATCCTATAATCTCTATTCATACTTGGTTCATAATTCTTAAACCTAGGATAAGTTGGTAATTGGAGGCGTCCTAATAACAAAACGTACCATTTCTATACTTTAAAAATAACGAAAATTATGTATAAAAAAGTATTTATTCGATTTTAATTTATAAGTATATTACTGAATACAAGGGAGATGTATGTTTTAGGTGGTTCTTAAAAACGTTGTCTTCATTCTTTATAAAAGATGTTTAAAAGCATTCTACTATCAACCTCTACTTAACAAATATTGTGTTTACAAAAATCTTTTTTAAGAAAATCAATTCGACACGAAATATAGACTACATTAGTCGGCGTTTTTATAAAAACAATAAACTCATTAAATTAAGAACTTACCAGAAACTTTTTAAGCTAAATAAAATTAAAACATGTATACTCTTCTAGCTATTGCATTTATAATTGGCTATATTTTTATAGCTTTTGAACATCCTCTTAAAATAGATAAAGCCGCATCTGCCATTCTTACGGGGGTTATGTGTTGGGTTATTTTGGTGATAGGACAAGAAACAATCTTTCCCACTACGCCAGAAGCTCACTTTATTGATGAATCCATTTTGCACCATGTGGGTGAAATATCGCAAATCCTCTTTTTTCTATTAGGAGCCATGACGATTGTAGAATTGATTGACACCCATGGGGGTTTTGAAATTATTACTTCTAAAATTAAAACAACAAATAGAGTAAAATTACTGTGGATAATTGGTTGTGTTACCTTTGTTTTATCATCTGTTTTAGACAATTTAACCACTACCATTGTTATGGCCACATTGCTAAAAAAACTCATGAAGGATAAAGAGGATATTTGGTTTTTTGGAGGTATTGTCGTTATTGCGGCAAATGCAGGTGGTGCTTGGTCTCCTATTGGAGATGTTACTACCATTATGCTTTGGATTGGCGGACAAGTAACCGCTGTGAATATTATTAAAGAAGTATTGCTACCAAGTATTATTTGTTTAGCTGTACCACTTGTAGTTTTGTCTTTTATAAAAAAAGGCGTGATTGCAAAAACCACTCATTTAGACCATGACAACCACAAACAAATAGCGAGTTCTTTTGAAGCGTCGCTCATACTTTGGTTAGGCGTTACTGGCTTATTATTTGTACCAGTTTTTAAAACACTTACACACCTCCCTCCATTTATGGGCATCCTTTTGAGTTTGGGCGTGTTGTGGATTGTAACCGAAATTATTCATAAAAACAAACCCTTAGAACATCGTCAAAATTTATCGGTAGCACATGTTATTCGAAAAGTAGATACGCCAAGCGTGCTGTTTTTTTTAGGTATTTTATTGGCTGTGGCCAGTTTGCAAACTGGCGGGCTTTTAACAGAAGTGGCTAATTTATTAAACGACACTTTTGGTAATATTTATATAATTAATATTATAATAGGTTTAATTTCTTCTATTGTTGATAATGTTCCATTGGTAGCTGGTGCTATGGGGATGTATCCGTTGTCATTATACCCACAAAACCATGAGTTCTGGGAACTTTTAGCCTATTGTGCAGGTACTGGAGGAAGTACCTTAATTATTGGTTCGGCAGCAGGAGTTGCTATTATGGGTATTTTAAAAATAGACTTTTTATGGTATTTGAAAAAGATTAGTTGGTTGGCTATTATGGGGTATTTAGCAGGGGTTTTAACCTATTATCTTTTGAATATATAGTTTTCGTCATTGCGAGGTGCGAAGCAATCTCTTGAATCAAAACTAAAAGTTTATGCACTACTCACAATAAACAGATTGCTTCGTCGTGCCTCCTCGCAATGACCGAAAATATTATGTTCTAGTTATGAAAAAACAGGAACTCCTGGCTCTGACGAAATACATTTTCTAACCCTCATTGCAAGATGCGAAATAATCTCATAATGCAATACGTCATTGGGAGGCGCGAAGCAATCTCATGAATCAAAACAAAAAGTTTATACACAACTCACAATAAACAGATTGCTTCGTCGTGCCTCCTCGCAATGACCGAAAATATTATGCTCTAGTTATAAAAAAATAGAAACTCCTGGCCCTGACGAAATACACTTTCTAACCCTCATTGCAAGATGCGAAATAATCTCATAATGCAATACGTCATTGGGAGGCGCGAAGCAATCTCTTGAATCAAAACTAAAAGTTTATACACAACTCATAATAAACAGATTGCTTCGTCGTGCCTCCTCGCAATGACCGAAAATATTATGTTCTAGTTATAAAAAAATAGAAACTCCTGGCCCTGACGAAATACACTTCCTAACCCTCATTGCAAGATGCGAAATAATCTCATAATGCAATACGTCATTGCGAGGCACGAAGCAATTTCATGAATCAAAACAAAAAGTTTGTACACTACTCACAATAAACAGATTGCTTCGTCGTGCCTGCAATACGTCATTGCGAGGCACGAAGCAATCTCATGAATCAAAACTAAAAGTTTATACACAACTCACAATAAACAGATTGCTTCGTCGTGCCTCCTCGCAATGACCGAAAATATTATATTTTAGTATAAAAACAGGAATTTATCCCCATAACGATTACTTCATATACTTTCCCTTCTTACTTCCCTCATACATCACATATTTAACCAAACGTGCTTCCAATTTGGCGTTAAATAAATGTATTTTACGAGACGGTCGTAGTCCCACATGCTTTAACGCATCTAAGTTTGAGGTAATAAACCAAGCATCGGTACCCGGGTAACTTTGTTTTAGGGTATCTCCTATATTTTTGTAAAACTCTTCCATATCAATATTTAAACGCTCGCCGTATGGCGGGTTAAATACCATGTGTAATTTTTCGTCGCCACCTTTTTGGGTTTTAAAAAAGTCTTCATGTTTTACTTCTATAAAATCGTCTAATTGGGCATTTTTAACATTCTCAATGGCTTTAGTTACGGCACTGGGTGCTTTATCGTAGCCTATAATTTTATGATGGAAATCGCGGGTTTTACCAAGTAAGGAGGCTTCAATTTTTTCAAAAAGGTCTACATCCCAATCATTCCAACGCTCGAAGGCAAATTCTTTACGCATGAGGTTTGGAGGTATATTGCAAGCTATCATAGCCGCTTCAATAAGCATAGTACCACTACCACACATAGGGTCCATGAAATCGGTTTGTCCGTCCCAACCCGATAACAGAATCAACCCTGCTGCCAAAACTTCGTTTATAGGCGCTATATTGGTTGCTAATTTATAACCACGTTTATGTAAAGAATCTCCCGAAGAATCTAATGAAATGGTACACTGGTGCCTGTCTACATGTACATTAACTTTTAAGTCAGGAAACTTTAAATCGACATTGGGGCGTTCGCCAGTAGTATCACGAAACTTATCTACTATGGCATCTTTAGTTTTTTGTGCAATGTATAACGAATTCGTAAACAACTCAGAGTGTATGGTTGCATCTACAGCAATGGTTCCTGAAGGTTTTACATACTGCTCCCAAGGCATTTGGTAGAGTTTGTTATATAAATCTTGTTCGTTATTTACGGTAAATGAATTAATGGGTTTTAATATTTTTATAGCGGTACGTAACGCCAAATTGGCTTTATACATAAAGCCTTTATCACCCGAAAAAGACACACTTCTCACTCCTGTTTTAACGTCTTTTGCTCCTAGTTGTGTGAGTTCGTTTGCTAGTAATTCTTCAAAACCAAATAAGGTTTTGGCTAACATATTAAAATTTTCTTCCATTTTTTATCTCGAATAGATTGCAAAAATAACGTAATTTTGTGGTTAATTAACCAGCATTTGCTGATAATGGGTTAAGGATTGAAACGGCATCCTTTTTCCTCTCTGTCTCTACGAGACCTCTCTCTAAAGGAGAGAATGCCATTGCCAAGGTATTTACCTAGCGAAAAAGAGAAGGAAAAAGATATAGTGAAAAGCCTGACCCCCGATTTTTCTTCGGGGGTAACCCCAAAATAAAAATATGAATAAAGACTCAACTACTTGGT
The genomic region above belongs to Mariniflexile litorale and contains:
- a CDS encoding aminotransferase class I/II-fold pyridoxal phosphate-dependent enzyme, whose protein sequence is MAFKPANNIQDLQYFGEFGGVNPSISDSSTYTFLSAKTMFDTFEGNADGCYLYSRHSSPSNLYLGEALAAMEGTETANVSASGMGAITPALLQLCGAGDHIVSSRTIYGGTYAFLKNFTPRFNIKTSFVDITNLEIVEAAITKNTKVLYCESVSNPLLEVADIKGLAAIAKKHQLKLIVDNTFSPLSISPVKLGADVVIHSLTKFINGSSDTVGGVVCGTQEFINDLRNVNNGASMLLGSTMDSLRAASVLKNLRTLHIRMQQHSKNGLFLAEKFEADGLKTVYPGLKSHPSHELFKSMMNTQYGFGGMLTIDVGSIEKANELMELMQNRNLGYLAVSLGFYKTLFSAPGTSTSSEIPLDEQKAMGLSDGLIRFSIGLDDDIERTYSMMNACMKELSIL
- a CDS encoding metal-dependent hydrolase; translation: MDSLTQIVLGAACGEAVLGKKIGNKALLFGGIGGTIPDLDVYIGNIIYNHEIDAMLFHRGFMHSILFSILAAFILGWAVFKLYNSGKRIGTTTLKSWILLFFWSLFTHPILDCFTPYGTQLFAPFSNYRVAFNNIAVVDPLYTLPFLVCMIVLMFFNRTNNRRRFWLKLGLGMSSVYMILTIINKLYVDTIFRKSITESNLKIYRFSTQASIFNNILWYGIAESDISYYVSYYSLLDSKNKFLNFVELPKQRDLKPEDFNDIKNLAWFSNQYYSIYKIGDNQYQYNDLRYPLLDEKKPNSSVFSMLLFKENQRLNMKPFQPKTEDFNKAMVDIWLRLKGI
- the nhaC gene encoding Na+/H+ antiporter NhaC — protein: MQDDINISKIKIENQNIIENNELTIWEALIPVVILMGMLAYNIFFVEGQQWFGTYTNQIILLLGGLVAAIVGFFNKVAIKRMLKEIWENLKSVSTPIMILFLVGALAGTWLISGVIPAMVYYGLQVLNPSIFLPASVIICAVISIATGSSWTTSATVGIALIGIGTALGINTGMIAGAVISGAYFGDKMSPLSDTTNLAPAMAGTDLFTHIRYMTLTTVPTLIITLIFFSIISMNIETSGNADLSDLLTTIYTTFTITPWLFMVPVVVIALILLKTKPLIALSTGVLLAAVFAFIFQSDVLANLSESKFGAITSSIFTETQITTENEKLNDLFSAGGMQGMIWTILLITCAMIFGGIMDAIGALARVTKELLKLAHTIFGLFASTVISCLGLNAIASDQYLAIVIPGKMFKQAYQDRGLAPENLSRTLEDSGTVTSVLIPWNTCGAYQSGVLGVDTLHYAGYAIFNWLSPFMTLLFAALSIKIKEVSKK
- a CDS encoding peroxiredoxin, giving the protein MAFVGKKFPNLSVNAMNDMGDTFKVNVFEEAVNNKKKVVLFWYPKDFTFVCPTELHAFQAALSEFEKRNTLVIGASCDTAEVHFAWLSAAKDNGGIEGVTYPLLADSNRNLASTLGILDITNEQYNEETGVVTVDGDNVTYRATYIIDEEGTVQHESINNMPLGRNVNEYLRLIDALTHVQEKGEVCPANWEEGKQAMQANAKGTAEYLKALSN
- a CDS encoding thioredoxin family protein translates to MVKELEQDNLTELISSNDTVIVQYSASWCGNCRIMKPKFKKLATENENIAFVMADAEKFPESRKLATVDNLPTFATFKNGTFVNQVQTNKFEVLKELVDEVTSN
- the katG gene encoding catalase/peroxidase HPI, whose amino-acid sequence is MENNNHSNGSQSGNAWEVNESSAKCPFLNGNLNQAAGGGTTNNEWWPNQLKLNILRQNSSLVDPMGKDFNYAEAFKSLDLAAVKKDIYELMTNSQDWWPADYGHYGPFFIRMAWHSAGTYRIHDGRGGAGSGSQRFAPLNSWPDNANLDKARLLLWPIKKKYGKKLSWADLLILTGNCAHESMGLKMFGFAGGREDIWQPEEDIYWGSETEWLANEARYAEKELENPLGAAHMGLIYVNPEGHNANPDPVESAHYIRETFGRMAMNDYETVALIAGGHTFGKTHGAADPEKYVAAEPAAAGIEEQGLGWKNSFGTGKGADTITSGIEGAWTNTPTKWSHTFFENLFEYEWELTKSPAGAHQWKPKNNAGADTVPDAHDPQKKHAPFMLTTDLSLKMDPIYEKISRHFLENPEEFADAYSRAWFKLTHRDMGPISRYLGPEVPKEVLIWQDPVPTVDYEIINANDIADLKTAILASSLTISELVSTAWASASTFRGSDKRGGANGARIRLAPQNNWEVNNPTQLAKVLETLMNIQQNFGKKVSMADLIVLGGCAAVEKSANDAGHHTTVPFTPGRTDATEAQTDAEAFDALEPKADGFRNYYKATNHASAEEMLVDRAQLLTLTAPEMTVLIGGLRVLNTNFDGSKHGVFTKQSGILTNDFFVNLLDMTTTWKATTDSQNVFAGSERKSGEIKWTGTRADLIFGSNSELRAIAEVYACEDSKEKFVNDFVAAWNKVMNLDRFDLN
- the nhaD gene encoding sodium:proton antiporter NhaD, with amino-acid sequence MYTLLAIAFIIGYIFIAFEHPLKIDKAASAILTGVMCWVILVIGQETIFPTTPEAHFIDESILHHVGEISQILFFLLGAMTIVELIDTHGGFEIITSKIKTTNRVKLLWIIGCVTFVLSSVLDNLTTTIVMATLLKKLMKDKEDIWFFGGIVVIAANAGGAWSPIGDVTTIMLWIGGQVTAVNIIKEVLLPSIICLAVPLVVLSFIKKGVIAKTTHLDHDNHKQIASSFEASLILWLGVTGLLFVPVFKTLTHLPPFMGILLSLGVLWIVTEIIHKNKPLEHRQNLSVAHVIRKVDTPSVLFFLGILLAVASLQTGGLLTEVANLLNDTFGNIYIINIIIGLISSIVDNVPLVAGAMGMYPLSLYPQNHEFWELLAYCAGTGGSTLIIGSAAGVAIMGILKIDFLWYLKKISWLAIMGYLAGVLTYYLLNI
- a CDS encoding THUMP domain-containing protein, whose protein sequence is MEENFNMLAKTLFGFEELLANELTQLGAKDVKTGVRSVSFSGDKGFMYKANLALRTAIKILKPINSFTVNNEQDLYNKLYQMPWEQYVKPSGTIAVDATIHSELFTNSLYIAQKTKDAIVDKFRDTTGERPNVDLKFPDLKVNVHVDRHQCTISLDSSGDSLHKRGYKLATNIAPINEVLAAGLILLSGWDGQTDFMDPMCGSGTMLIEAAMIACNIPPNLMRKEFAFERWNDWDVDLFEKIEASLLGKTRDFHHKIIGYDKAPSAVTKAIENVKNAQLDDFIEVKHEDFFKTQKGGDEKLHMVFNPPYGERLNIDMEEFYKNIGDTLKQSYPGTDAWFITSNLDALKHVGLRPSRKIHLFNAKLEARLVKYVMYEGSKKGKYMK